A window of the Pseudomonas sp. B21_DOA genome harbors these coding sequences:
- the mreC gene encoding rod shape-determining protein MreC, translating into MKPLFTKGPSLGVRLLVLAVLAVALMVVDARFDLLKPARKQASLVLMDAYWITDLPGRLWEGVASQFGSRTELVAENEKLKTENLLLQGRMQKLAALTEQNVRLRELLNSSALVNEKVEVAELIGMDPNPFTHRIIINKGERDGVVLGQPVLDARGLMGQVVELMPYTSRVLLLTDTTHSIPVQVNRNGLRAIASGTGNPERLELRHVADTADIKEGDLLVSSGLGQRFPAGYPVATVKEVIHDSGQPFAIVRAVPTAALNRSRYLLLVFSDSRTAEERANDAAQAQEQLDAHGGGPMLPASVPKPLIMPATPSTATAAPATEAAAPAATPAKPAASKPPAAAPATAKPPAASKPPAKPPATTGGRE; encoded by the coding sequence ATTAAACCGCTTTTCACCAAAGGCCCTTCGTTGGGCGTGCGCCTGTTGGTGCTGGCCGTGCTCGCGGTCGCACTGATGGTGGTCGATGCACGTTTCGACCTGCTCAAACCCGCGCGCAAGCAAGCGTCGCTGGTGCTCATGGATGCCTACTGGATTACGGACCTGCCCGGCCGCTTGTGGGAAGGGGTCGCCAGTCAGTTCGGCAGCCGCACCGAGCTCGTCGCCGAAAACGAAAAACTCAAGACCGAAAACCTGCTGTTGCAGGGACGCATGCAAAAGCTCGCGGCCCTGACCGAGCAGAACGTTCGGCTGCGCGAGTTGCTCAACTCCTCCGCACTGGTCAATGAAAAGGTCGAAGTGGCCGAGCTGATCGGCATGGACCCCAACCCCTTCACCCATCGCATCATCATCAACAAAGGTGAGCGCGACGGCGTGGTGCTCGGCCAACCGGTGCTCGATGCCCGCGGGTTGATGGGCCAGGTGGTTGAATTGATGCCGTACACCTCGCGTGTCCTGCTGCTGACCGACACCACCCACAGCATTCCCGTACAGGTGAACCGTAACGGTCTGCGCGCGATTGCCAGTGGCACCGGCAACCCGGAGCGCCTGGAATTGCGTCATGTCGCCGACACGGCGGACATCAAGGAAGGCGATCTGCTGGTCAGCTCCGGCCTCGGCCAGCGATTCCCGGCCGGTTATCCGGTGGCGACGGTAAAAGAGGTCATCCACGATTCCGGCCAACCGTTCGCTATCGTCCGCGCCGTGCCCACAGCTGCCCTGAACCGTAGTCGCTACCTGTTGCTGGTGTTCAGCGACAGCCGCACTGCCGAGGAGCGCGCCAATGACGCGGCCCAGGCCCAGGAGCAACTCGATGCCCACGGCGGTGGCCCGATGTTGCCGGCCAGCGTGCCGAAACCGTTGATCATGCCTGCCACGCCATCGACCGCTACCGCAGCGCCGGCCACTGAAGCCGCAGCGCCTGCCGCCACGCCAGCCAAGCCCGCCGCGAGCAAGCCGCCCGCTGCCGCTCCGGCCACTGCCAAACCGCCGGCCGCCAGCAAACCACCGGCGAAACCGCCAGCGACTACCGGGGGACGAGAATAA
- a CDS encoding MFS transporter, with protein MQSSKPTHVRYLILLMLFLVTTINYADRATIAIAGSSLQKDLGIDAVTLGYIFSAFGWAYVAGQIPGGWLLDRFGSKKVYALSIFTWSLFTVLQGFVGEFGMSTAVVALFMLRFLVGLAEAPSFPGNARIVAAWFPTAERGTASAIFNSAQYFATVLFAPLMGWIVYSFGWEHVFIVMGILGIIFSLVWLKVIHSPRQHPMANEAEVNFIADNGGMVDMDQNKGKKADGPKWDYIRQLLTNRMMLGVYLGQYCINGITYFFLTWFPVYLVQERGMTILKAGFIASLPAICGFIGGVLGGVISDYLLRKGHSLTFARKAPIIAGLLVSSSIVACNYVDVEWMVVGFMALAFFGKGVGALGWAVVSDTSPKQIAGLSGGLFNTFGNIASITTPIVIGYIISSTGSFKWALVFVGANALVAVFSYLVIVGPIKRVVLKEPPAKGGNEATGNLSQAHS; from the coding sequence ATGCAATCCTCCAAGCCGACTCATGTCCGCTATTTGATCCTGCTCATGCTGTTTCTGGTGACCACGATCAATTACGCAGACCGTGCCACGATCGCCATTGCCGGCTCCAGCCTGCAAAAGGACCTTGGCATTGACGCCGTTACCCTCGGCTACATCTTCTCCGCATTCGGTTGGGCCTACGTCGCCGGGCAAATTCCCGGTGGCTGGCTGCTCGATCGCTTCGGCTCGAAAAAAGTCTACGCCCTGAGCATTTTCACCTGGTCGCTGTTCACCGTGCTGCAAGGCTTCGTCGGTGAATTCGGCATGTCCACGGCAGTGGTTGCGCTGTTCATGCTGCGTTTCCTCGTGGGCCTGGCCGAAGCGCCATCGTTCCCCGGCAACGCGCGCATCGTGGCGGCGTGGTTCCCGACCGCTGAACGCGGCACCGCTTCGGCGATCTTCAACTCGGCGCAATACTTTGCCACCGTGTTGTTCGCGCCGCTGATGGGCTGGATCGTCTACAGCTTCGGCTGGGAGCACGTGTTCATCGTCATGGGGATTCTGGGCATCATCTTCTCGCTGGTGTGGCTGAAGGTTATCCACAGCCCGCGCCAACACCCGATGGCCAACGAAGCTGAAGTCAACTTCATCGCTGACAACGGCGGCATGGTCGACATGGACCAGAACAAAGGCAAAAAAGCCGATGGGCCGAAGTGGGACTACATCCGTCAGTTGCTGACCAACCGCATGATGCTTGGCGTGTATCTGGGCCAGTACTGCATCAACGGCATCACCTACTTCTTCCTGACCTGGTTCCCGGTGTATCTGGTGCAAGAGCGTGGCATGACCATTCTCAAGGCCGGTTTCATCGCTTCGTTGCCGGCGATCTGCGGCTTTATCGGCGGTGTGCTCGGCGGGGTGATTTCCGATTACCTGCTGCGCAAGGGCCACTCGCTGACTTTCGCCCGCAAGGCGCCGATCATCGCTGGTCTGCTGGTGTCGAGCAGCATCGTTGCGTGCAACTATGTTGACGTGGAATGGATGGTCGTGGGCTTCATGGCGCTGGCATTCTTCGGCAAAGGCGTAGGTGCACTGGGCTGGGCGGTGGTTTCCGACACTTCGCCGAAACAGATCGCCGGTCTGAGCGGTGGCCTGTTCAACACCTTCGGCAACATCGCCTCGATCACCACACCGATCGTGATTGGCTACATCATCAGCTCCACCGGTTCGTTCAAATGGGCGCTGGTGTTTGTCGGTGCCAACGCACTGGTCGCGGTGTTCAGCTACCTGGTGATCGTCGGCCCGATCAAGCGTGTGGTCTTGAAAGAGCCGCCAGCCAAGGGCGGTAATGAAGCCACCGGCAATTTGTCTCAAGCGCATTCCTGA
- a CDS encoding septal ring lytic transglycosylase RlpA family protein, with the protein MKRLFLSSALLSLLAGCASTDTIDPHGYDQTGVASYYGAKHHGKRTASGEAFNQHSLTAAHRQLPFGTRVKVTNLKNDESVVVRINDRGPHTRGRLIDLSREAADEIGMLRSGTARVRVQALD; encoded by the coding sequence ATGAAGCGCCTGTTTTTGAGCAGCGCCCTGCTCTCTCTGCTGGCCGGTTGCGCCAGTACCGACACCATCGACCCGCACGGTTACGACCAGACCGGCGTCGCCTCCTATTACGGAGCCAAACATCACGGTAAACGCACTGCCAGCGGCGAAGCGTTCAACCAGCATTCCCTGACCGCCGCCCACCGCCAGTTGCCATTCGGCACGCGGGTGAAGGTCACCAACCTGAAAAACGACGAATCGGTCGTGGTCCGCATCAACGACCGGGGCCCGCACACCCGTGGCCGATTGATCGATCTGTCACGCGAGGCCGCCGACGAAATCGGCATGCTGCGCAGCGGCACCGCCCGGGTACGCGTGCAGGCCCTCGACTGA
- the gatB gene encoding Asp-tRNA(Asn)/Glu-tRNA(Gln) amidotransferase subunit GatB: protein MQWEVVIGLEIHTQLTTRSKIFSGSSTTFGSEPNTQASLIDLGMPGVLPVLNQEAVRMAVMFGLAIDAEIGQHNVFARKNYFYPDLPKGYQISQMELPIVGKGHLDIALEDGTVKRVGITRAHLEEDAGKSLHEEFNGATGIDLNRAGTPLLEIVSEPDMRSAKEAVAYVKAIHALVRYLGICDGNMAEGSLRCDCNVSVRPKGQVEFGTRCEIKNVNSFRFIEKAINSEIQRQIELIEDGGKVIQQTRLYDPNKDETRPMRSKEEANDYRYFPDPDLLPVVIEESFLGEVRATLPELPPQKRERFQSQFGLSAYDANVLATSREQADYFEKVAAIGGDAKLAANWVMVELGSLLNKQGLDIEDSPVSAEQLGGMLQRIKDNTISGKIAKVVFEAMANGEGSADEIIEKRGLKQVTDTGAISAVLDEMLAANAEQVEQYRAADEAKRGKMFGFFVGQAMKASKGKANPQQVNELLKSKLEG, encoded by the coding sequence ATGCAATGGGAAGTCGTGATCGGGCTGGAGATTCACACTCAGCTCACCACCCGGTCGAAAATCTTTTCCGGTAGTTCCACCACGTTCGGTTCCGAGCCGAACACTCAGGCCAGTCTGATCGACCTGGGCATGCCCGGTGTGCTGCCGGTGCTCAACCAGGAAGCGGTGCGCATGGCGGTGATGTTCGGTCTGGCGATTGACGCCGAGATCGGCCAGCACAACGTGTTCGCCCGCAAGAACTACTTCTACCCGGACCTGCCGAAGGGCTATCAGATCAGCCAGATGGAATTGCCGATCGTTGGCAAAGGCCACCTGGACATCGCCCTGGAAGACGGCACGGTCAAACGCGTCGGCATTACCCGCGCGCACCTGGAAGAAGATGCCGGCAAGAGCCTGCACGAAGAATTCAACGGTGCCACCGGCATCGACCTGAACCGTGCCGGCACGCCGCTGCTGGAAATCGTTTCCGAGCCGGACATGCGCAGCGCCAAGGAAGCCGTGGCTTACGTCAAGGCGATCCATGCGCTGGTGCGTTACCTGGGCATCTGCGACGGCAACATGGCCGAAGGCTCGCTGCGTTGCGACTGCAACGTCTCGGTAAGGCCGAAAGGCCAGGTCGAGTTCGGTACCCGCTGCGAGATCAAGAACGTCAACTCGTTCCGCTTCATCGAGAAGGCGATCAACTCGGAAATCCAGCGTCAGATCGAGCTGATCGAAGACGGCGGCAAGGTCATCCAGCAGACCCGCCTGTACGACCCGAACAAGGATGAAACCCGTCCGATGCGTTCGAAAGAGGAAGCCAACGACTACCGTTACTTCCCCGATCCGGACCTGCTGCCGGTGGTCATCGAAGAGTCGTTTCTCGGTGAAGTGCGCGCGACTCTGCCGGAACTGCCACCGCAAAAACGCGAACGCTTCCAGAGCCAGTTCGGTCTGTCGGCCTACGACGCCAACGTGCTGGCCACCAGCCGTGAGCAGGCGGACTACTTCGAGAAAGTCGCGGCCATCGGTGGCGACGCGAAACTGGCGGCGAACTGGGTGATGGTCGAGTTGGGCAGCCTGCTTAACAAGCAGGGCCTGGACATCGAGGATTCGCCGGTGTCCGCCGAGCAACTGGGCGGCATGCTACAGCGCATCAAGGACAACACCATCTCCGGCAAGATCGCCAAGGTGGTGTTCGAAGCGATGGCCAACGGCGAAGGCAGTGCTGACGAGATCATCGAAAAGCGCGGCCTCAAGCAAGTCACCGACACGGGCGCGATCTCGGCCGTGCTCGATGAAATGCTCGCGGCCAACGCCGAACAGGTCGAACAGTACCGCGCGGCAGACGAAGCCAAACGCGGCAAGATGTTCGGTTTCTTCGTCGGCCAGGCCATGAAAGCCTCCAAAGGCAAAGCCAACCCGCAGCAGGTGAACGAACTGCTGAAAAGCAAGCTCGAAGGCTGA
- a CDS encoding FadR family transcriptional regulator: MVTVLSEQIRDGLLKRGDKLPTESAIMEAHGVSRTVVREAISRLQAAGQVETRHGIGTFVLDTPSPSGFRIDPATVVTLRDVLAILELRISLEVESAGLAAQRRSPEQLATMRAALDALNESASHASDAVSSDFAFHLEIALSTGNRYFTDIMTHLGTSIIPRTRLNSARLAHDDQQHYMGRLSREHEEIYDAIARQDSDAARAAMRLHLTNSRERLRQAHEEAQAQG, encoded by the coding sequence TTGGTGACGGTGTTGAGCGAGCAGATCCGTGATGGCCTGCTCAAACGTGGCGACAAATTGCCCACCGAGTCGGCGATCATGGAAGCCCATGGCGTCAGCCGCACCGTGGTCCGTGAGGCGATTTCCCGTCTGCAGGCCGCCGGCCAGGTGGAAACCCGCCACGGCATCGGCACCTTTGTCCTCGACACGCCGAGCCCGAGCGGTTTCCGCATCGACCCGGCCACCGTCGTCACTCTGCGTGACGTGCTGGCAATTCTCGAATTGCGCATCAGCCTCGAAGTCGAATCCGCCGGCCTCGCCGCGCAACGCCGCAGCCCCGAGCAACTGGCAACCATGCGCGCCGCCCTCGACGCCTTGAACGAAAGCGCCTCCCATGCCAGCGATGCGGTGTCGTCGGACTTCGCTTTCCACCTGGAAATCGCGCTGTCCACCGGCAACCGCTATTTCACCGACATTATGACCCACCTGGGCACCAGCATCATTCCGCGTACGCGGCTGAACTCGGCGCGCCTGGCCCACGACGATCAACAGCACTACATGGGCCGTCTGAGCCGTGAGCACGAAGAAATCTACGACGCAATTGCCCGACAGGATTCCGATGCAGCCCGCGCCGCGATGCGGTTGCACTTGACCAACAGCCGCGAAAGACTGCGCCAGGCCCATGAAGAGGCGCAGGCGCAGGGGTAG
- the gatC gene encoding Asp-tRNA(Asn)/Glu-tRNA(Gln) amidotransferase subunit GatC, with translation MALERSDVEKIAHLACLGLNDADLPHITSALNSILGLVDEMQAVDTDGIEPLAHPLEASQRLRADVVTETNNREAYQSIAPAVENGLYLVPKVID, from the coding sequence ATGGCGCTAGAACGCTCCGACGTGGAAAAAATCGCGCATCTGGCCTGCCTTGGCCTCAACGATGCCGATCTTCCGCACATTACTTCCGCCCTCAACAGCATTCTCGGGCTGGTCGACGAAATGCAGGCCGTTGATACCGACGGTATCGAGCCGCTGGCCCACCCTTTGGAAGCCAGTCAGCGCCTGCGCGCCGACGTGGTAACCGAGACGAATAACCGCGAGGCCTACCAGTCCATCGCACCAGCGGTCGAAAACGGCCTGTATCTGGTTCCGAAAGTCATCGACTAA
- the kdgD gene encoding 5-dehydro-4-deoxyglucarate dehydratase produces the protein MNPQELKSILSAGLLSFPVTDFNAQGDFNRAGYIKRLEWLAPYGASALFAAGGTGEFFSLAASEYSEIIKTAVDTCATSVPILAGVGGSTRQAIEYAQEAERLGAKGLLLLPHYLTEASQDGVAAHVEAVCKSVKIGVVVYNRNVCRLNAPLLERLAERCPNLIGYKDGLGDIELMVSIRRRLGDRFSYLGGLPTAEVYAAAYKALGVPVYSSAVFNFIPKTAMDFYHAIAREDHATVGKIIDDFFLPYLDIRNRKAGYAVSIVKAGAKIAGYDAGPVRAPLTDLTGEEYEMLAALIDKQGAQ, from the coding sequence ATGAATCCACAAGAACTGAAGTCCATCCTCTCTGCCGGCCTGCTGTCTTTCCCGGTGACCGATTTCAACGCGCAAGGCGATTTCAACCGCGCGGGCTACATCAAACGCCTGGAATGGCTGGCTCCGTATGGCGCTTCGGCTCTGTTCGCTGCCGGCGGCACCGGTGAGTTCTTCTCCCTGGCCGCCAGTGAATATTCGGAAATCATCAAGACCGCCGTCGACACCTGCGCGACCAGCGTTCCAATCCTCGCCGGCGTCGGTGGTTCGACCCGCCAGGCCATCGAGTACGCTCAGGAAGCCGAGCGTCTGGGCGCCAAAGGCCTGCTGCTGCTGCCGCACTACCTGACCGAAGCGAGCCAGGACGGTGTTGCCGCCCACGTTGAAGCCGTGTGCAAATCGGTGAAGATCGGCGTGGTCGTCTACAACCGCAACGTTTGCCGCCTCAACGCGCCGCTGCTGGAACGTCTGGCCGAGCGCTGCCCGAACCTGATCGGCTACAAGGATGGCCTGGGCGATATCGAGTTGATGGTGTCGATCCGTCGCCGCCTCGGTGATCGCTTCAGCTACCTGGGTGGTCTGCCGACCGCTGAAGTCTACGCCGCTGCCTACAAGGCGTTGGGCGTGCCGGTCTACTCCTCGGCGGTGTTCAACTTCATCCCGAAAACCGCGATGGACTTCTACCACGCGATCGCTCGCGAAGATCACGCCACCGTCGGCAAGATCATCGACGACTTCTTCCTGCCGTACCTGGACATCCGCAACCGCAAGGCCGGTTACGCCGTGAGCATCGTCAAGGCAGGTGCAAAAATCGCCGGCTATGACGCAGGTCCGGTGCGTGCGCCGCTGACCGACCTGACCGGCGAAGAGTACGAAATGCTCGCCGCGCTGATCGACAAGCAAGGCGCGCAATAA
- a CDS encoding AEC family transporter produces the protein MLAIFLETLNITAPVFAMLFLGVLLKRIDWINDNFIHTASSLVFNVTMPALLFLGILHADLHAALQPSLLIYFSLATLVSFAVAWGWAIFKCPREDRGIYTQGAFRGNNGVIGLALAASMYGDYGISLGAILAALVILFYNTLSTIVLAVYSPVIKSDPWSICKSVFSNPLIISVIAAAPFAYFKIGLPGWLETSGQYLAQTTLPLALICIGGTLSLAALRKSGKMALSSSLVKMVGLPLLATVGAWLWGFRGAELGILFLYFGSPTAAASFVMARAAQGNHELAAAIIVLTTLMAAITTNVGIFVLQWGGWI, from the coding sequence ATGCTGGCAATCTTTCTTGAAACCCTGAACATCACCGCGCCGGTGTTTGCCATGCTGTTTCTCGGTGTGCTGCTCAAGCGCATCGACTGGATCAACGACAACTTCATCCACACCGCCTCATCGCTGGTGTTCAACGTCACGATGCCGGCATTGCTGTTTCTCGGCATCCTCCACGCTGACCTGCACGCCGCGCTGCAACCTTCGCTACTGATCTACTTTTCCCTCGCCACCCTGGTGAGTTTCGCCGTGGCTTGGGGCTGGGCAATTTTCAAGTGTCCGCGTGAAGATCGCGGCATCTACACCCAGGGCGCGTTTCGCGGCAACAACGGCGTGATCGGCCTGGCGCTCGCTGCAAGCATGTACGGCGATTACGGCATTTCCCTCGGGGCGATTCTCGCGGCGCTGGTGATCCTGTTCTACAACACGCTGTCGACCATTGTGCTGGCCGTATACAGCCCGGTGATCAAGTCCGATCCGTGGAGCATCTGCAAAAGCGTGTTCAGCAACCCGCTGATCATCAGCGTGATTGCGGCGGCGCCGTTCGCCTATTTCAAGATCGGTTTGCCGGGTTGGCTGGAAACCTCCGGCCAGTATCTGGCGCAGACCACTTTGCCGTTGGCACTGATTTGTATCGGTGGCACGCTGTCACTGGCGGCGTTGCGCAAGAGCGGCAAGATGGCGCTCAGTTCCAGCCTGGTGAAAATGGTCGGTCTGCCGTTACTGGCAACCGTCGGGGCGTGGTTGTGGGGCTTTCGCGGGGCGGAGTTGGGGATTCTCTTTCTCTACTTTGGCAGCCCGACGGCGGCGGCAAGTTTCGTCATGGCCCGGGCGGCACAGGGCAATCATGAGCTGGCGGCGGCGATCATCGTGCTGACCACGTTGATGGCGGCGATTACCACCAATGTCGGGATCTTTGTGTTGCAGTGGGGTGGGTGGATCTGA
- a CDS encoding aldehyde dehydrogenase family protein codes for MTTAKRYDNYINGEWVAGADYSANINPSELSDTIGDYAKADLTQVNAAIDAARAAFPAYSTSGIQARHDSLDKVGTEILARREELGTLLAREEGKTLPEAIGEVTRAGNIFKFFAGECLRLSGDYVPSVRPGVNVEVTREALGVVGLITPWNFPIAIPAWKIAPALAYGNCVVLKPADLVPGCAWALAEIISRAGFPAGVFNLVMGSGRVVGEALVNSPKVDGISFTGSVGVGRQIAVNCVSRQAKVQLEMGGKNPQIILDDADLKQAVELSVQSAFYSTGQRCTASSRLIVTAGIHDKFVEAMAERMKSIKVGHALKAGTDIGPVVSQAQLEQDMKYIDIGQSEGARLVSGGGVVTCDTEGYFLAPTLFADSEASMRISREEIFGPVANIVRVADYEAALAMANDTEFGLSAGIATTSLKYANHFKRHSQAGMVMVNLPTAGVDYHVPFGGRKGSSYGSREQGRYAQEFYTVVKTAYIGS; via the coding sequence GTGACAACTGCAAAACGCTACGACAACTACATCAATGGCGAATGGGTCGCCGGTGCCGATTACTCGGCCAACATCAACCCGTCCGAACTCAGCGACACCATCGGCGACTACGCCAAGGCTGACCTGACTCAGGTCAACGCCGCCATCGACGCTGCCCGCGCTGCGTTCCCGGCGTACTCCACTTCGGGCATTCAGGCCCGTCACGATTCGCTGGATAAAGTCGGCACGGAAATTCTCGCCCGTCGCGAAGAGCTCGGCACCCTGCTGGCCCGTGAAGAGGGCAAGACCCTGCCCGAAGCGATCGGTGAAGTGACCCGCGCCGGCAATATATTCAAGTTCTTCGCCGGTGAATGCCTGCGCCTGTCCGGTGACTACGTGCCGTCGGTTCGCCCGGGCGTCAACGTCGAAGTCACCCGCGAAGCGCTGGGCGTGGTCGGTCTGATCACCCCGTGGAACTTCCCGATTGCCATCCCGGCGTGGAAAATTGCTCCGGCCCTGGCCTATGGCAACTGCGTCGTACTCAAGCCTGCCGATCTGGTGCCGGGCTGCGCCTGGGCGCTGGCGGAAATCATTTCCCGCGCGGGCTTCCCGGCCGGTGTGTTCAACCTGGTAATGGGCAGCGGTCGCGTGGTTGGCGAGGCGTTGGTCAACAGCCCGAAAGTCGACGGCATCAGCTTCACCGGTTCGGTGGGCGTGGGTCGTCAGATCGCGGTCAACTGCGTTTCGCGCCAGGCCAAGGTGCAGCTGGAAATGGGCGGCAAGAACCCGCAGATCATTCTCGACGACGCCGACCTCAAGCAAGCGGTCGAGCTGTCGGTGCAGAGCGCGTTCTACTCCACCGGCCAGCGCTGCACAGCGTCGAGCCGTCTGATCGTCACCGCTGGCATCCACGACAAGTTCGTTGAAGCGATGGCCGAGCGCATGAAGTCGATCAAGGTCGGCCACGCGCTGAAGGCCGGCACCGACATCGGTCCGGTGGTCTCCCAGGCGCAGCTTGAGCAGGACATGAAGTACATCGACATCGGCCAGTCCGAAGGTGCGCGTCTGGTCAGCGGCGGTGGTGTGGTGACATGCGACACCGAGGGCTACTTCCTCGCGCCGACCCTGTTCGCCGACAGTGAAGCGTCAATGCGTATCAGCCGCGAAGAGATCTTCGGCCCGGTGGCCAACATTGTGCGTGTGGCCGATTACGAAGCCGCGCTGGCCATGGCCAACGACACCGAATTCGGCCTGTCGGCCGGCATCGCGACCACCTCGCTGAAGTACGCCAACCACTTCAAGCGCCACTCCCAGGCCGGGATGGTGATGGTCAACCTGCCGACCGCCGGTGTGGATTACCACGTCCCGTTCGGTGGCCGTAAAGGCTCGTCCTACGGCTCCCGCGAGCAGGGCCGCTACGCGCAAGAGTTCTACACGGTCGTGAAGACTGCCTACATCGGTTCCTGA
- a CDS encoding calcium/sodium antiporter, with the protein MPLINVIELLSGLCLLLIGAELMVRAAVRLAERLHVRPLIIGLTIVALGSSAPQMAVSLQAALSDNPDIAVGSVVGSGIFNILVTLGLSALIIPLRVSRQLVRLDIPLMIGASLLVFILAWNKDIGRFDGVLLLGALALYLGLLFRQSRHSTRPHTEPPTETQQSWLISGLMILAGLAMLVFAGRLLLGAAVVVATDLGLSERVIGLTVVAVGTSLPELATSLIAALRGQRDIAVGNVIGANLFNLLGVLGLTALLAPTPLSVSPNALDFDLPVMLGVAALCLPVFYSGYRVTRVEGLLLLGLYLVYGLHVVSFTTGMPLAGRLERLMLFYVLPALLTFLLFTSIRAWRRQHHKRDVP; encoded by the coding sequence CTGCCGCTGATCAACGTCATCGAATTGCTCAGTGGCCTGTGTCTTTTGCTCATCGGCGCCGAGCTGATGGTGCGCGCCGCCGTGCGTCTGGCCGAGCGTCTGCATGTGCGCCCGCTGATCATTGGCCTGACCATCGTCGCTCTCGGGAGCAGCGCCCCGCAAATGGCGGTGAGCCTGCAAGCGGCGCTGTCCGACAACCCCGACATCGCCGTCGGCAGCGTGGTCGGCAGCGGCATCTTCAACATCCTTGTAACCCTTGGCCTGTCGGCACTGATCATCCCGCTGCGCGTGTCGCGGCAACTGGTGCGCCTGGACATCCCGCTGATGATCGGCGCCAGCCTGTTGGTATTCATCCTCGCCTGGAACAAGGACATCGGGCGTTTCGACGGCGTTCTGCTGCTCGGCGCTTTGGCGTTGTACCTCGGCTTGCTGTTTCGCCAGTCGCGACACTCGACGCGACCGCATACAGAACCACCCACCGAGACACAGCAATCCTGGCTGATCAGTGGGCTGATGATTCTCGCTGGCCTGGCCATGCTGGTGTTCGCCGGGCGTCTGCTGCTCGGCGCCGCCGTGGTCGTGGCCACCGACTTGGGCCTGTCGGAACGGGTCATCGGTCTGACCGTGGTCGCGGTCGGCACTTCGCTACCCGAACTGGCGACTTCGCTGATCGCTGCGTTGCGCGGGCAGCGCGACATTGCTGTGGGCAACGTGATCGGCGCCAACCTGTTCAACCTGCTCGGGGTGCTCGGGCTGACCGCCCTCCTCGCACCGACGCCGCTTTCCGTTTCCCCGAATGCGCTGGATTTCGACTTGCCGGTGATGCTCGGCGTCGCGGCGCTGTGCCTGCCGGTGTTCTATTCCGGCTACCGCGTGACCCGGGTCGAAGGCTTGCTGCTGCTTGGTTTGTATCTGGTCTACGGGCTGCATGTGGTGTCGTTCACCACCGGCATGCCGCTGGCCGGCAGACTCGAGCGCTTGATGCTGTTTTATGTCCTGCCGGCGCTGCTGACGTTTCTGTTGTTCACGTCGATCCGCGCCTGGCGTCGCCAACACCACAAGAGAGATGTGCCATGA